The Lycium ferocissimum isolate CSIRO_LF1 chromosome 8, AGI_CSIRO_Lferr_CH_V1, whole genome shotgun sequence DNA segment GTTAAATGGCATTAAGTATTCTAGATTTGATTATGTTAGAGGTCTGTTCTCCTTTTGGAGTACAAGGGCTCAACCTCCTGTTATTTATAATCCCACTACAAGAAAAGTAAGATTTCTTCCTTGCGTAAATTTCCTTGGCAATGATACCTATTATTATTGTTCGTTAGGTTTCGAATCAGATAAAAAGAAGTACAAAATTTTGATGATTGCTTGGTCTCCTTATATGTCCAAGACATACTGGGTTTTCACTCCAGGCACAAGTGAATCATGGAGAAAGATTAAAAAAGCACGGTATCCCTTATGTACATCACATGTTGGAGGAGTTTGCATTGATGGAGCTATCTATTTCTTTGGTGAGTTCAAAGATTGTATGCACATAGTGGCATTTAATGTAAGAACCGAGAATTTCAGAATTATCTCGTCGTGGGAAGGTCCAACACTTTTATAACTTTATGGAATTGGAGGAAAAATTAGCAGTTGTTGATCGTTCGAGAGCAAATATGGGAGAGATGGCTTTGAGAATTTACTTTCTTCTATGACTTTCCCCGGATGAATTTGGAAACATATTTTTTGTCTTGCTTTTGCAGTAGTACTGCTGATGGTGAGATCGCGTTCATCACAAAGTCCAGCCTCAACACAAATAAAACTTTCTTCTATGATTCGAAAAAGAAGAGTTGCAGAGGAATTGAAATTGTGGAACTTGCAGAACCAGTTGAGATTATTGGTATGTGTAGTCATGTAGATAACCTATTATCGTGCATCTATTGCTAGTTTGAAATACATTAGAATTGaataaattcaaaaattaatttttttcacaaccaaaattGTGCATATTATGATTGCGTAGCTATAGTTACTATTAGTATTTGAATAAATTAAAGTACTTTTGCTAACAAGTGTTACAACCTGTTTAGCcatgataaaataaaataaaaatgtgcaATATCTAATAACATAGTCATTTAGATGAAGCGAACATACAATTCATGAACATGATCCTAAAGCAAAAAGAGGTCTTGTATGACAGATCTCATCGCCACCTTTTTATTAGAAAAGAATTTGAAGGACGATAATTAAAGAACTTGGCCCTTAATTTTGCGTACAATCTTCACGCTACTGTTGGAACTAGAGGTTGAGGGGATGGTGGTGGTAACGAACCCTGAATGGGGCAGAAACTCCTAATTGTAAAAGGGAAAAGTGAACTTAAAGGGAAAATCTTAGGCAAACAACTATCCTCAAATTCTAATGCAGCTTTGCAGCATTGAGGACCAATCAATCGAGGTTGAGTACTTAAGAAAGATGTTATAATTTCCTCAGCACATCCAGGAACATTTAACACCATTGCTAAACATTTTGGGATATCCGGAAGAGGACTATTACCGACCTGACCCCCTAAACCTGGCAAAAGGCCGCCACCTCCAAGTACTTGTGAGACGCTTGGCGAAACCTCCATGGATATgcacaagaaaataagtgcatACACATAGATAGAAGAAGCCATTTTTCTTACCGAATATATATAAGTTGGTTACGATTGTATTTGGAGTGGTGAGAGGATTTTGGAATTGTTGAAGATCTGGAGGGAGGATGTCATATTTATATTGTAGGATGTAATGTAAAAGCATGGTAgccttttaatttctttaaatgtCTTCAATAGGAGGACTTTATTGTACATTTTAGTAGTTGTAATCAATTATCTTTTAAGTCCACCTTAATTGCATAAATTGAAGTTCAAACTGATGCATAATACGTTAAAAATGAGATGTTACTTTGTAGTGGCAATGGCTCAGTTAGAACCGAGAATTTCATAAagctaatatatttttcaaaagaaaaaaaaaattatttgcaaCTTGAGATGTTTGGTCCCAAATAAAGTGTTTTTGAGCAGAGTTGAAGcagttttttttgttggtaaAAAGTTACAAATTTCTACTTCTTCCAAAAGGCAGAAGCGATATGAGGAAAAAATAATCttggaatattcaaatgcaAGTGCCTATACAATTACACTCGCCCTTTAACTTACATTATATTTTAATGCAATAATAGTAAGGATAGGTCGATAAGGAAATCAAGTTTGCTTTTTTAAAACTACCAGTCATAGGATAAATTATCTATATATAGTCTAAAGTTGAGGGGAGAattttggtttttaatttttcatacaaaattggagagaaaaaacaattttttttacttaggTATGCCTTTTTTCCTAAATACATgcataataatattatattagAGTAAAAgaattaattgaattagctGCTCACTCACccacttaaataaaaatatatacttgacgaatgtataataatatgtaattcatgtataatatgtgtataactatatatattcaGTGGATAATCTACGTATACCGGCTAGAAAAAGCAAACAACGTTCTGAACGGCTAGTGTATAACGAATCTATGTATCCCTACTAGAAAAACTAGGAAAAGTAAATGATGAATCTGACTGACTATTTAAGTAAAGATCCTTAATATATCATGCGTTGcactttttttctaaaattattttcaagttTTTATTCTAAAATTTGGCATCATCATAATAAAAAAGAGTAGAAGTCCTATAAGGAacaggaaaaggaaaaggagaaaacaaaatCTGGGGAAAATTACAGCAAGGTCTCTTGTGTGGAAGTTTTTTattacgttttttttttgtttttttttttgttgaagtaATAATTAATACATAGACATAAAAATCCCAAAACGAATAGGAAAAGGAGACCTGtgatttatataaatataagagCATGGGCGTGTGCATACATTGATAATAATAGCcaataaaagttttttttctcATGGAAGCTAAGAAGGGGAAGAGTATTGAAATATCTCAAGATATCATCTTTGATATATTTTCTAGGCTTCCCATTAAGTCTTTAATGCGTTTCAAGTGTGTTTCCAAATTATGTAATGTTATAATATTGGATCCTTATTTTGCTAACATCCATCAAAGTCGCTCTATATCTCGTCCTGATCATAGGACCAAATTATTGCTACGGTGCCAAGGAAACTTTTACACCATAGACTCGAATTCGAGACAACCCAAAGCCTGCATCCTTCCTCCACTTGAGAAATTGGATGGCCTTAACTATCCAAAATTTGAGTACGCTAAAGGTTTGTTCTGCTTATGGAGTTCGTGTAATCACACTGCTGTTATTTGCAATCCTAATACAGGAGAAGTCAGATTTCTTCCTCATCTGAGCAAAGTTGGTGAAGATTTACGTACTTATCTTTGTTATTGTTCAATGGTTTTGACCCAAATAAAAGGAGGCATAAAATTTTGATGAAACTTTATGATACAGCAAATAAGTCAACAAGACTGTGGGTTTTCACTTTAGGCCTAGATGAATCATGGAGAGAGATCAAAAGCATGCCGTATTTTAAGCCATTAATGATGGAAGGAGTTTACATCGATGAAGCTGTCTACTTCTTTGGTGCTTTCGCCAACAGTTCAAGAATCAACATAATGGAGTTTAATGTTAGAACTGAAGAAATCAGAACTATCTCATTGTGGTATGATAAAGAAATCCGGACTGACATAGAACTATATTTTAACCTCGGAGAAATTGAGGGCAAACTAGCAGCCATTGATTCAAGATCGAACGGAATACAAATTTGGATTTTACGAAGTCCTGAAACAGAAGAATGGATTTATTGGCTTGACATCacattcaagaaaaaccaagtAGTGTCAGAAAAGACATATTCAGTGTCACGCTTTTGTTGTAGTACTCTTGACAAGGAGGAAATCGCAGTAATTAACCCACAGTAGGATTAATtctcctctccatttcccttatttttttaaaagttctaTCTTGGATTAGAGACACGTAGGCATGCATTagaattaatggctaagatttaattgactaaaacaaggccctaaccatgattaaataattaatactcaactatccataaatatattagaatatttttctctctcttcctatttatttttcctacccagtaaaatatattttctaatttaCCCGATTATTTTTTGCCACTTAATTTTCCCCCCTAATAgacccattattcaattggtgatatttttcatttttttcaattatgatgcttactaattcacataatatagaccccattattcaattggtaattgtatattttcaaaagagttgtcTATATTATGAAAAATATCACCATTAAAGAGTTATAATGATTGaaaaaagatggaatattaaataggaagagagagaagagtattttaatatatttatggataagttattaattatataaactatgGTTAGGGCtttgttttagtcaattaaatcttagtcattaattctaacccatgccatgtgtctctaatctaaagtagaacttggggaaaatggagagaagggaaatggagaggagcccaatcccCCAAGGGCCAAGTCATCAAATAGGATTTTATTATATGATTTGAAGAATGATAGGTGGGAAGTAATTGAAATTATGGGACTCGCAGAAAAGGATAAGATTCTTGGTATCTATAGTTATGAGGATTGCGTTTACTCACTAGgataaatttgatttttctttttaactatGATTTATAATAACCTTGTTCGAGAATTTGCACTTTTAGTCTCTCAAATTGAATTGTTCACTTTTGATTCACCTGCCGCCTGTGAAGCATTAGCTGTTAAACTATTTAATTacttatgtagtatgttaaatttGTACCCTTACTCCAAAATTTGTAAGATAATATAGTTCTGAATATTTTACAGAAAAAATGCTACAtcattaaaattgaaaattatacAGACCCTATATTCACTTAGGTATCATATTCTTATTAATTATCTTATCAGTTGACAGTTTAAACTATATCAGATTAATAAGACACCTTCTTCCTTCAAATATAAGGGACAACACAAAAATTTTGCTTGTTGATATATAGTTGCCCAGCTGATGCTTGTAAAAATATCCGATAGtgtaacactttttttttttttttttgaaaaaaaatcttggTGTTTGGATGACTTGTACACACCTTCACTTATGACACGGTATTACCTCCCACAATCACAACTATCGGGTAACTATGTCCACCAATGCTTGGATAAATGGGCAGAAATCATCTACTAGTATTTTTGTCTTCATTGAGATTTAAACccgagacctcatggttcttaacccacttcattggccactaggccacacccttagGTGCGATAGTGCAAAACAATTACACTAACGgtatatataacataactaAAACTCATTTGTAAATATCCTTCAATGACTGTGTAAAATATATCTTATATTGATCATGTAtataactctcttttctttaaCCATCTCGCCATTACATTAATGTAACATGAGCCTatacaaacaagaaaaaattacCATGACCACAAAATTttacatgtaatcaaactaattaacttCAGACATAACTACACATTCATTAGTAGCCACTATCACATTAGAGGTATATCTTAGCTTACGCCTCAAACATCTCTGCTCAATCATCCAACACCAATCGTTTTTTAACGAATTCTCCTAATTAAGCACTATAAGAAGCTCCCTATAACATTTCTATTCATAAATATGTATCCTCTCTTTGGTTAAATGTTATAAACACCAACGGGAGGATTAACCttgtttcttccctttttcctttAATTCCTCCTCCTTGAACAATATTCATACTTAAGAGGGAAAATATTATTGGAAAgaggaccaaaaaaaaaaaaaaaagattgagaTTAATTtccaataaagaaaaagaaaaaaaaagatggtaGGTAAAAAAGTCGTGATTTCATTTGTCTCTTTGATTCTTCTGGTAGGTGTAATTGTGGGAGTAGTAGTCGTAGTGCACAAAAATGGGGACAAAGATGGTGGTAAAACCACCAatgttcaaaagaaaaaagtagaTGAATTTTGTCAACCCACAGCATATAAAGATGCTTGTGTAAAGAGCCTTGATAAAGTTGCACATAACGAGTCTGCCACTATGAAAGACTATATAATGGCTGCTTTTGATGCCACTgtggaagaaataaaaaaatctcaACACGAAACTGGAAAAACTAATGTTGACAAAGATAAAGATCCTTACAACCATATGGCATTAGAAGATTGCAAAGAGTTATTACAATATGCAGTCGAAGAGCTCGAATCGACCCTCAAAGTTGTCTCGGACAATGAAATGAAATCCCTACAAGAAAAAGTGTACGACATTCTGAACTGGGTCAGCGCGGTCTATTCGTACCAGAGTGACTGCATCGATGCAATTGACAAGCCTGAGTACAAGTCCGCGATTGAAAAGGGCCTAGTTAATGCCACACAATTGACCAACAATGCCATCGACATTGTGGCCAAGATTTCGTCCACCCTCAAGGACAGTAATTTTCAGATACCAGATGGTTTTATGAACCGTAAACTCCTTGACGCGAATTATCAGATGGGACAGGATGGATACCCCACGTGGTTCCCCGCGGCTGATCGTAAGCTATTGGCTGATTCGCCAACACCTAATGCAGTAGTGGCTAAGGATGGTAGTGGACAATATAAGTCAGTTGCTGAGGCTATTAAGGCGTACCCTGACAAACATCAAGGCAAATACATAGTATATGTTAAAGCTGGTGAGTATAATGAACAGGTGATTATCGATAAGAAGAAACCCAACGTGTTTATCTATGGAGATGGCGCGGGAAAAACCATCATCACTTCAGACAAAAATGTCTATATCGCGAAATACAGCACCCAGGATAGTGCTACAGTTAGTAAGTATACATATTATTTCCTTGGTTGTCTCATTTTATTTGACacgctttatttttttaatttgtctaaaaaagaatggcatgtctctatattaaaaaaataattaattttggaCTTTTCATTTAGCTCTTAATAATATTGAAGTTGTGTAGTGTAGAGCAGACAAATGTCTTAAATTCAAGTTTCATAGATATCATTACATGTTTGGGACATATTTCTAAaggtgttcttctttttttatcttCATGATCGGTCAAACACATTCACGTAAAATGGGTAGGAGGAGTATAATATTGCAAAACCGTGCATGCATTTGGAAACAACCGATGCATCAAGTTATTTTgaattatgcatatatatatatatttaagttatatataactaaaagtacAATTATTTCTTACACTTAgcttgttgtttaatatgtgaTCATTTTGACCAAGTTACTAATTAAAGCTTATCATAGAGATTttcatgcaataatagtcagAAATTTATGTAAAAGGAttcgaaaataaaataaagtgtaCACCTAGAATTTGAACTTGTGACTTAGATATAATGATTTTTTTGAACCCCATTTAGGCATTTACCACCACATTAGAATCTTCCAAGGGGAttcaataatttatatataacaaaagaatattattttttctcctaTTTACACATTCTAATTTTCTGAAAAAGAGATTCAATTGAACATCCTTGGCTCTACATAACTCTGCCCCTGTTTACAAGCAATTACCTTATAAATGATCAGATCGATCATGCTAATATTCTTTTAAACTGTCAGTGCATGGAGTGATTTAATTGTTGTACCAATTAATTTTGCAGGTGCCGTGGGACAAGGGTTCATTGCCAAAGGAATCACCTTCCGAAACACAGCCGGTCCACCAGGGCAACAAGCCGTGGCACTTAGAATCCAAGGCGATATGTCAGCTGTTTTTGATTGCAACATCGAAGGCTATCAAGACACCTTATATTACCAAACTCATCGCCAATTTTACCGCAATTGTGTCATCTCAGGAACAATTGACTTCATCTTTGGTAAAGGCACGGCTGTCATCCAGGATTCCACAATCATCTTGCGAAAGCCCGGTGTGGACCAAAAATGGAACACAATCACCTCGGATGGAAGAGAAATTCAGTCACAACCAACAGGATTGGCATTGCAAAATTGCAAAATCACCGCGGAAAATGAACTACTCTCCACTAAGATCGTTGAAAACTACTTGGGACGACCGTGGAAGGCGTATTCGACGAATGTGGTCATGGAGAGTGAAATTGGTGAGTTTATTAAGCCAGAAGGATGGATGATTTGGGACAAGGAACAATTTCATCAGACATGtgaatgttatgaatatggtAACAAAGGACCTGGTGCAGGTACAAGTGCAAGGAACAAGTTGTTCAAGAACTTTAAGGTACTTAGtcaacaagaagcaactaagtACACTGCAGGTGCTGTTTGGTTCAGAGGAAATGAGTGGTTGGCTGGCACGGGTGCACCTTTTTACCTTGGTCTAGgtggaaaataaaaacaaaaaaaaattgttggattgtacaaaaaaaaaaaaaaaaatgtttttggaCAACAT contains these protein-coding regions:
- the LOC132067747 gene encoding pectinesterase-like, whose product is MVGKKVVISFVSLILLVGVIVGVVVVVHKNGDKDGGKTTNVQKKKVDEFCQPTAYKDACVKSLDKVAHNESATMKDYIMAAFDATVEEIKKSQHETGKTNVDKDKDPYNHMALEDCKELLQYAVEELESTLKVVSDNEMKSLQEKVYDILNWVSAVYSYQSDCIDAIDKPEYKSAIEKGLVNATQLTNNAIDIVAKISSTLKDSNFQIPDGFMNRKLLDANYQMGQDGYPTWFPAADRKLLADSPTPNAVVAKDGSGQYKSVAEAIKAYPDKHQGKYIVYVKAGEYNEQVIIDKKKPNVFIYGDGAGKTIITSDKNVYIAKYSTQDSATVSAVGQGFIAKGITFRNTAGPPGQQAVALRIQGDMSAVFDCNIEGYQDTLYYQTHRQFYRNCVISGTIDFIFGKGTAVIQDSTIILRKPGVDQKWNTITSDGREIQSQPTGLALQNCKITAENELLSTKIVENYLGRPWKAYSTNVVMESEIGEFIKPEGWMIWDKEQFHQTCECYEYGNKGPGAGTSARNKLFKNFKVLSQQEATKYTAGAVWFRGNEWLAGTGAPFYLGLGGK
- the LOC132066186 gene encoding uncharacterized protein LOC132066186 — its product is MASSIYVYALIFLCISMEVSPSVSQVLGGGGLLPGLGGQVGNSPLPDIPKCLAMVLNVPGCAEEIITSFLSTQPRLIGPQCCKAALEFEDSCLPKIFPLSSLFPFTIRSFCPIQGSLPPPSPQPLVPTVA